From Methylococcus capsulatus:
AGAATAACGGATAACGCCTTTCGTCTATATGATCGTCCGGGATGCGACAGTCCGGGACGCATGCAGATTTGCTCAGGCTCAATGGCATTTATGCGGGTATGTTCCATTCTCAGGCGCGGCACTATCGAACCGCGCAAGAATAAAGCGCACCTCGAAAAACCACGGCTTCAGAAAATTCTCCGTCTAAAAATCAGCGACTTACCGTGGTCAAGTTGGCGAGGTGCAGGGTTTTTCGAGGTACCCTAAAGCTTTTTGGTATTTCCACGTGGCCGATTGAGGGCTCTCCCACCGTGCCGGCCTTACAGCTAACGCCCAGGCGTTGGCTCAGATCACGAAGTCCGGCGCGCTGGCCGCCGGAACTAACAGAGCGAGCAGTTCTTCGAGGTCGAAGAAGCCTTCCGTAATGACACGATTGTGTTCGTCCGCTTCCGGAGCGGTTTCGGACGCGCAGAGGCAGACGATGCCGGCCCGCACGATGTTCTCTGCCACCAGGGCGGCCTGAGCGCCGAGCCGATCGGCTTCGACCACAGCACAAACGAAGCCGCGTTCGAACAGCGCCCGCTCGAGCCGATAAGCCATGTCGTGCCGCTGAGGGCCGGTGAGCCAGACGGTGACGGCCTTCTGGCCGAAGCGGGCGGCGCGCTCCTCGGCGGTGACCTTGCGGAAGCCGGTCTCGCCCTGCACCGGCCCTAAGATCATGCCGGCGCCGACGGTGGCGTTGGTCAGCCGGTCGATGAGAATGAAAGCGCCGGTGCCCTTGCAGCGGGCGTAGGCGTCGAACGCCAGCGGCGCGCTCAAGGCCAGCTCGCACAGACCGATCTCGTTGAGGTGGAGCTGGCCGGCGGGGTGCCGTTCCAGGGTGTTGACATCGATCCGGTGGCGGATGGCGGCCACCGAGCCGGTGAGGGTCCGGGTGGCGTGCTTGAGGAGGTATTGCTTCCCCGGAATCAGCGGGGCTTCGGTCATCCACACGAGGTGGGCCTGGAAGCGGCTGTCGAGGTGCGGCAGGCGGTCCGGATGCACCAGGAGATCGCCGCGGCTGAGGTCGATTTCATCTTCCAGGGTGAGGGTGACGGCCTGGGGCGGGAAGGCGGCCTCCAGCTCGCCGTCGTAGGTGACGATGGACTGGATCCGGCTGCGGGTCTTGGCCGGCAGCACCAAGACCGGATCGCCCGGCTGGAACACCCCGGCGGCGACGGTGCCGCTGTAGCCGCGGAAGTCGAGGTGGGGGCGGTTGACGTACTGCACCGGGAAGCGCGGGTCATCGAAGTTGCGGTCCTGGGCGATCTCGAGGGTGTTGAGCAGCTCGAGCAGAGGCGGCCCGCCGTACCAGGGCATGGCCGCGCTCTTGTGCACCACGTTGTCACCGTGCAGGGCGGAGATCGGGATGAAGCGCACGTCATGCAGCTCGAGCTTGTCGGCGAAGGCGAGGTAATCGGCGCGGATGCGGTCGAACACGGCTTCGCTGTGGTCCATCAGGTCCATCTTGTTGATGGCGACCAGGACGTGCCGGATCCCCAGGAGCGAGACGATGTAGCTGTGGCGGCGGGTCTGCACCTGCACGCCGCGGCGGGCGTCGATCAGGATGATGGCCAGGTCGCAGGTGGAAGCGCCGGTGGCCATGTTGCGGGTGTACTGCTCGTGGCCGGGGGTGTCGGCGATGATGAACTTGCGCTGGGCCGTGGAAAAATAGCGGTAGGCCACATCGATGGTGATGCCCTGCTCGCGCTCGGCCTGCAGGCCATCGACCAGCAGGGCCAGATCGAGTTCGCCGCCGGTGGTGCCGGATTTCACGCTGTCGCGCCGCACCGCGCTGAGCTGATCCTCGTAGATCATCTGGGAATCGTGCAGCAGCCGCCCGATCAGGGTGCTCTTGCCGTCGTCGACGCTGCCGCAGGTGAGGAGCCGCAAGAGCTCCTTCTGCTCGTGCTGGGCCAGATAAGCATGGATGTCGGTGCCGATGAGGTCGGATTGGTGTGACATAGGCGTGATCGATCAAACATCGCGAAATAAATTCATCATTCCCCTCCCTGCCCCCCGCCGCGAGCGGAGGGGGGCGAACGCGGTTCGTCCCCAGGGTTCCGGGCAGGACGGGCCGGAACCATCGGGGCGGGGTGAGGGAAGTCGTCATGGCCATCCATCGGGGCAGCTGCGACAGCCTTGGGCCATAACGGTCAGAAATACCCTTCCTTGAAGGAGCACAAGGAAGTCGAGCGAAGCGAGCGAGTGCGACGACCCCCGCGAAGCCGTAGGCCCGGATGTTTTGTCGGAGTCTGCGGCTTCATCGCAGGTGGAGACAAAACATAAGGGAACCGACACGGCGTCGAGTCATTGTGGGAGCCTTGGCGGAGTGCGTCGCGGAGAGACGGACGGAGCCGAGGCGGACGCAGGACGGCGCGGGCCGCCGAAGGCAAAGACGTCGCCAATTTTTCGCTTCCGAGGGTGACTTGGAAGTCCCGTCGGGTTTCGCGAAAAATGGCGACGCTCCAGCTTCTTTTCTTCCATGGACCCGGCCTGGTCGTGGTCGATGAGCCGGCCCTGGCGCTCGGAGGTCTTGGTCAGCAACATTTCCTGGATGATCTCGGGCAAGGTGGCGGCCTCGGATTCGATGGCGCCGGTCAAGGGATAACAGCCCAGGGTGCGGAACCGCACCTTCTTCCGCAGCGGCACTTCGCCCGGCAACAACGGCATGCGCTCGTCATCCACCATGATCAGCATGCCGTCGCGCTCGACCACCGGCCGCTCGGCGGCGAAGTACAGCGGGACAATGGGGATGTTTTCCAGGTAGATGTACTGCCACACGTCGAGTTCGGTCCAGTTGGACAGGGGGAACACGCGGATGCTCTCACCCGGGTTGATCTTGCCGTTGTACAGATTCCACAGCTCAGGGCGCTGGTTCTTGGGGTCCCAGCGGTGATGCCGGTCGCGGAACGAGTACACCCGTTCCTTGGCGCGGGATTTCTCCTCGTCCCGGCGCGCTCCGCCGAAGGCGGCGTCGAAGCGGTACCGGGCCAGCGCCTGCTTGAGCGCTTCGGTCTTCATGATGTCGGTGTGCTTCTTGCTGCCGTGCACGAAAGGGTTGATGCCCTCGCGCACCCCCTCTTCGTTGACGTGGATGATGAGGTCCAGCCCCAGCTCCCGCGCCCGCCGGTCGCGGAAGGCGATCATGTCGCGGAACTTCCAGGTGGTATCGACGTGCAGCAACGGAAACGGCGGCTTGCCCGGGTAAAACGCCTTCATCGCCAGATGCAGCATCACCGCCGAGTCCTTCCCGATCGAGTACAGCATCACCGGCCGCTCGAATTCGCTCACCACTTCCCGAAATATGTGGATGCTCTCGGATTCCAGGTGCTTCAGGTGGGTGAGCCGGTACTCGCGCGGTGGCCGAAGGAGGGACGGCGTAGAGGGATTTCCGGGAACGGCGTATTCGCGGAAAGCCGTTGAACGGAGTCGGGCATTGTAGGCCATGTGTGACGTATACCTCAGGTCGCAGGCGGGGATCAAGCAATGGCTCGATGGGGTTGGTGTTTTCTGGCGTCCGTCCCTTCGTAATAGCCGCCTTTGACCAGGTCGGCGCCTACGATTCGGGCCAGCGCAGCGTCAGCTTTCGTTTCGACGCCTTCCAGCAAAAACTGGGTATCCAGTCCACGCATGACGGCGGGCAGGCGTTGGCTCCTTTTCGCCCATTCCGGCCGGGTATTCAAGCGCGCCAAGAAGGCGGTGTCGAGCCGCACGAAATCCGGCGCGAAGCGATACAGGAATTCGATGCAGTAGCGCTCGAGGAAGGCGTGGTCCGAGTTCTCGTCAAACTTGATGGCTGTGCCGTATCCGTGGGCGCGGTAGCTCTTCAGTCCTTCCAGCAGGCGGACGAACTGGCGGTCGTAGACCGGCGTCACCTGT
This genomic window contains:
- the cysN gene encoding sulfate adenylyltransferase subunit CysN, translated to MSHQSDLIGTDIHAYLAQHEQKELLRLLTCGSVDDGKSTLIGRLLHDSQMIYEDQLSAVRRDSVKSGTTGGELDLALLVDGLQAEREQGITIDVAYRYFSTAQRKFIIADTPGHEQYTRNMATGASTCDLAIILIDARRGVQVQTRRHSYIVSLLGIRHVLVAINKMDLMDHSEAVFDRIRADYLAFADKLELHDVRFIPISALHGDNVVHKSAAMPWYGGPPLLELLNTLEIAQDRNFDDPRFPVQYVNRPHLDFRGYSGTVAAGVFQPGDPVLVLPAKTRSRIQSIVTYDGELEAAFPPQAVTLTLEDEIDLSRGDLLVHPDRLPHLDSRFQAHLVWMTEAPLIPGKQYLLKHATRTLTGSVAAIRHRIDVNTLERHPAGQLHLNEIGLCELALSAPLAFDAYARCKGTGAFILIDRLTNATVGAGMILGPVQGETGFRKVTAEERAARFGQKAVTVWLTGPQRHDMAYRLERALFERGFVCAVVEADRLGAQAALVAENIVRAGIVCLCASETAPEADEHNRVITEGFFDLEELLALLVPAASAPDFVI